One segment of Sulfobacillus thermosulfidooxidans DSM 9293 DNA contains the following:
- a CDS encoding type IA DNA topoisomerase, which yields MICIVAEKPSVARDIAGVLGHPEKHDGYLIVGHYTITWAFGHLVTLADPEVYDPAWARWTWATLPMLPERFQLVPIAKSQTQLKVIHRLMQKADRIICATDADREGELIFRYIYRLAGLHKPVERLWLSENTPQAIQSALAAMKPLSAFNALAQAAEARAQADWLVGLNATRAVTLRHGVPGQGALSVGRVQTPTLALIAARDAEIAAFMPTPYWQVAVTFQAPQGEYVGLWTDQDTDRVTDKTHAQRVVERVPPGTPGTILSVERQRVTVHPPLLFSLNDLQKEAHRRFGMTAQQTLDAAQALYEKRLTSYPRTDARVLTHAIAETVPDRLHTLPETYQAWTAACRVPTRLINDQKVAEAGHYAIIPTAHGGPIPPLSDAEQHLYDLIIRRFIAALMPTGEDERITIRTQAGGEHFITKGTVIITEGWRAVLKDVNRQEAVGEEQEEIEERGPIPAGLHDGESVEVHRADVQEKTTKAPPRLNDATLLGLMEKHGLGTPATRARIVEVLLARGYVQRQKKALVSTAKGQALLQVLPAAIQSPELTGQWEAQLETIAAGTGSVVEFMTKIRAYTQELVTAAQIHAAQAIGTDLGACPVCHQGRIVAGKKAWGCSRWREGCTFTIWKTVAGKTLTESQVKTLLVGKTTSELKGFTSKTGKPFSAKLRLVDGKIQFVFESPKKHRA from the coding sequence ATGATTTGCATCGTTGCCGAAAAACCGAGTGTCGCTCGTGACATTGCGGGCGTGCTGGGCCATCCCGAAAAGCACGATGGGTATCTGATCGTCGGCCACTATACCATCACATGGGCCTTCGGCCATCTTGTCACGTTAGCTGATCCCGAAGTTTACGATCCCGCGTGGGCACGTTGGACCTGGGCGACATTGCCCATGCTCCCGGAGCGGTTTCAGCTGGTGCCCATCGCCAAAAGCCAAACGCAGCTAAAGGTGATTCATCGGCTCATGCAAAAAGCCGACCGGATTATTTGTGCCACGGACGCCGACCGCGAAGGGGAACTCATCTTTCGCTATATCTATCGTTTAGCGGGCCTCCACAAGCCCGTAGAGCGCCTGTGGCTGTCCGAAAATACGCCCCAGGCCATTCAGTCCGCCCTGGCCGCAATGAAGCCGCTGAGCGCCTTTAATGCCTTAGCGCAGGCCGCCGAAGCGCGGGCGCAAGCGGATTGGTTGGTCGGACTCAATGCGACGCGTGCCGTTACCTTGCGGCATGGCGTTCCGGGCCAAGGCGCCTTATCCGTGGGCCGCGTGCAGACGCCGACACTGGCCCTGATTGCCGCCCGCGACGCGGAGATTGCGGCCTTTATGCCAACACCCTATTGGCAAGTGGCCGTCACGTTTCAGGCTCCGCAAGGGGAATATGTCGGGTTGTGGACAGATCAAGACACCGACCGCGTCACCGATAAGACGCACGCGCAGCGAGTTGTGGAGCGTGTACCACCTGGCACACCGGGCACCATTCTCTCGGTCGAACGCCAGCGTGTGACTGTTCATCCTCCCCTGCTGTTCTCCCTCAATGATTTGCAAAAAGAAGCTCATAGACGATTCGGCATGACAGCGCAACAAACCTTGGACGCGGCGCAAGCCCTCTATGAAAAGCGCCTGACGAGTTACCCCCGGACTGATGCCCGGGTTCTCACCCACGCCATTGCCGAGACGGTTCCCGACCGTCTGCACACGTTACCCGAAACGTATCAGGCATGGACGGCCGCGTGTCGCGTGCCCACCCGCCTCATTAACGACCAAAAAGTCGCTGAGGCCGGACACTACGCGATTATTCCCACGGCTCATGGTGGTCCCATCCCGCCTCTGTCCGATGCGGAGCAGCACCTCTATGACCTCATTATTCGGCGGTTTATCGCAGCCCTGATGCCCACCGGCGAAGACGAACGGATCACTATACGGACGCAGGCGGGCGGGGAACACTTTATCACGAAGGGCACGGTCATCATCACCGAGGGCTGGCGTGCCGTACTAAAAGACGTAAACCGCCAAGAAGCAGTAGGGGAAGAACAGGAAGAGATCGAGGAACGTGGCCCGATTCCGGCCGGACTGCACGACGGTGAATCGGTTGAGGTGCATCGGGCTGACGTGCAGGAAAAGACCACCAAAGCCCCGCCGCGGCTGAATGATGCCACCTTGCTCGGTCTCATGGAAAAGCACGGGCTCGGCACGCCCGCCACCCGTGCTCGCATTGTGGAAGTCCTCTTGGCGCGGGGCTACGTGCAGCGGCAGAAAAAAGCCCTCGTGAGCACCGCCAAAGGGCAAGCACTGTTGCAAGTCTTGCCGGCTGCCATTCAAAGCCCGGAGCTAACGGGCCAATGGGAAGCCCAACTGGAAACGATAGCGGCTGGTACAGGCTCGGTGGTGGAGTTCATGACGAAGATTCGGGCTTACACGCAAGAACTGGTCACGGCAGCCCAGATACACGCGGCCCAGGCCATTGGCACGGATTTGGGTGCCTGTCCGGTCTGTCACCAAGGCCGCATTGTAGCAGGCAAGAAGGCATGGGGATGCAGTCGGTGGCGGGAGGGATGTACATTCACGATCTGGAAGACCGTAGCGGGCAAAACGCTAACCGAAAGTCAGGTTAAAACCTTGCTGGTCGGCAAGACGACGAGTGAACTCAAAGGGTTCACGTCCAAAACGGGCAAGCCCTTTAGCGCCAAGCTCCGATTGGTTGATGGTAAGATACAATTTGTGTTTGAGTCGCCTAAAAAACACCGGGCCTAG
- a CDS encoding tyrosine-type recombinase/integrase, producing MPKRPKDSYAVEPRKLPSGRWKGRVVRYDETGKRREMTQTFDTKREAKQWAEHEAALYRADPNRKPPSDETLAQFCTQWVERLITVAETTRADYRLMCRHVSPALGQKPLKNVTAWDLQTLYTELAQRLAPRTVRYVHAVLHRALKDAVAWGLIPQNPADKARPPQDRPQPISPPPLDDVQAFLAVADHHPLKALWYVMALTGLRRGEALGLQWRDIDWDRRTLTIARTIVEKSGIGRAIHQPKTAAGRRTVAMSSFLYQILREHEGQQRLESQAFTGWQNDAGWVFTTRTGQILSPRNVYRSFQRLLTHAGITRRVRIHDLRHAMASYWLANGVPVKVVSERLGHADIRITLQVYGHLLPHMQAEAAEQMDALIIKPAGETETEAGPQTGRRNSSISEDTP from the coding sequence GTGCCCAAACGTCCCAAAGATTCCTATGCCGTGGAACCCCGGAAACTGCCGTCCGGCCGCTGGAAAGGCCGGGTGGTACGCTATGACGAGACCGGCAAACGGCGCGAAATGACGCAAACCTTTGATACGAAGCGTGAGGCGAAACAATGGGCGGAACATGAGGCCGCGCTTTACCGGGCCGATCCCAACCGCAAACCGCCCAGTGACGAGACCTTAGCCCAATTTTGTACCCAATGGGTGGAACGCCTGATTACCGTGGCGGAGACAACCCGGGCGGACTATCGGCTCATGTGCCGTCATGTGTCGCCGGCGTTAGGGCAAAAACCTCTGAAAAATGTCACCGCATGGGACTTACAAACCTTGTACACCGAATTAGCTCAACGGCTCGCCCCGCGTACGGTCCGGTATGTGCACGCCGTCTTACACCGGGCCTTAAAGGATGCCGTGGCGTGGGGGCTGATTCCGCAAAACCCCGCCGATAAAGCGCGGCCCCCCCAAGACCGGCCACAGCCTATTTCTCCGCCCCCGCTGGACGATGTTCAAGCCTTTTTGGCCGTTGCCGATCACCACCCACTCAAAGCCTTGTGGTATGTGATGGCCCTCACGGGCTTACGACGCGGGGAAGCCTTGGGGTTACAGTGGCGCGATATTGACTGGGATCGGCGCACCCTCACCATTGCCCGGACGATTGTGGAAAAATCGGGGATCGGCCGTGCGATTCACCAACCCAAAACCGCCGCGGGCCGACGAACCGTCGCCATGTCATCTTTTCTTTATCAGATTTTACGGGAACATGAAGGACAGCAACGACTCGAAAGCCAAGCGTTCACGGGGTGGCAGAATGACGCGGGATGGGTCTTCACCACCCGCACCGGCCAGATCCTCAGCCCACGCAATGTTTATCGGTCCTTCCAACGGCTGCTGACGCACGCCGGCATCACGCGCCGGGTACGGATTCACGATTTGCGTCATGCAATGGCGAGTTACTGGTTGGCAAATGGCGTGCCCGTGAAGGTCGTGAGTGAGCGACTCGGTCATGCCGATATTCGGATCACTCTGCAAGTGTATGGGCACCTCTTACCCCATATGCAAGCGGAAGCCGCGGAACAGATGGACGCTCTGATCATCAAGCCAGCAGGGGAGACAGAAACCGAGGCCGGGCCGCAGACGGGCCGCAGGAACTCCAGCATATCAGAGGATACTCCGTGA
- a CDS encoding ArsR/SmtB family transcription factor, whose translation MGDADRAFKNAVYEQIARVGKALAHPRRIELLDLLCQGPMSVEQLANKSSMSMGSTSQHLQQLKESLLVRAERRGTYVVYRLRDDLTCSLFHTLQTVAEHYYAELRAITEAFFSEHQALESLDLSTFQERADKDAFVLLDVRPSDEYEAGHWPGALSIPLNHLIDRLAELPQDRTIVAYCRGPYCILAPHAVELLQQKGYRAIRLADGVSSWRAQGIPYFRRSEDTI comes from the coding sequence ATGGGTGATGCCGATCGTGCGTTTAAAAATGCGGTTTATGAACAAATAGCTCGGGTCGGTAAAGCTTTAGCCCATCCGCGTCGGATTGAATTACTGGACCTTTTATGCCAAGGACCGATGAGCGTGGAACAACTAGCAAACAAAAGTTCTATGTCCATGGGTAGTACTTCACAGCACCTGCAACAACTTAAGGAATCGCTGCTTGTACGAGCGGAACGGCGAGGCACTTATGTGGTGTATAGACTTCGTGATGATTTGACTTGTTCGTTATTTCATACCTTACAAACCGTAGCCGAACACTATTATGCTGAGCTGCGTGCCATTACCGAAGCTTTTTTCTCCGAACATCAAGCTCTGGAAAGTCTGGATTTGTCTACATTCCAAGAACGGGCAGACAAGGATGCGTTTGTACTGCTTGACGTACGCCCATCTGATGAGTATGAGGCAGGGCACTGGCCGGGAGCCTTATCTATTCCCTTAAATCACCTCATCGATCGTCTCGCTGAGTTACCCCAAGATCGTACGATTGTAGCGTATTGTCGTGGACCTTATTGCATTTTGGCTCCGCATGCCGTTGAGCTTCTACAGCAAAAGGGCTACCGGGCTATTCGCCTTGCAGACGGAGTAAGCTCGTGGAGAGCCCAGGGAATTCCTTATTTTCGCCGATCGGAAGATACCATTTAA
- a CDS encoding DDE-type integrase/transposase/recombinase, whose amino-acid sequence MWTANDTKVAEGQVLEWLSEFIMAGDGQAYGYRKLTTWLRREHGLIINKKTVYRLLRSADLLQGQPLRPSGNRPPRVLAANRVVTGPNQLWEMDLKYGYIAGEDRFFYLCSVIDVFDRCILAYHLGSHCTAVQALGALEGAVRARQADWGNHVPVIRTDNGPQFVAQRWATGVRS is encoded by the coding sequence GTGTGGACGGCAAACGACACCAAAGTGGCGGAAGGGCAGGTCCTGGAATGGCTCAGCGAGTTTATCATGGCGGGAGACGGTCAGGCTTATGGATATCGGAAGTTGACGACATGGCTCCGACGAGAACACGGATTGATCATCAACAAAAAGACGGTCTATCGTCTCTTGCGATCGGCCGATCTCTTACAAGGACAACCCTTGCGGCCCTCCGGCAACCGACCGCCCCGTGTTCTGGCCGCCAATCGGGTGGTGACGGGCCCCAATCAACTCTGGGAAATGGATCTGAAATACGGATACATTGCGGGAGAAGATCGGTTTTTTTATCTCTGCAGTGTCATCGATGTCTTTGATCGATGCATTCTGGCGTATCATCTCGGATCTCACTGTACCGCTGTTCAAGCCTTAGGCGCCTTGGAAGGCGCCGTGCGAGCTCGCCAAGCCGACTGGGGTAACCACGTTCCGGTGATTCGCACCGACAACGGGCCCCAATTTGTGGCTCAGCGATGGGCCACGGGTGTCAGGTCTTAG
- a CDS encoding CGNR zinc finger domain-containing protein, with amino-acid sequence MKPPAFTNLGDRLVLNFLNTLQHHRGQEIDLIDSPSRLVQWILYMEQNQWLSSYQRERLITQATWDLTQVREFRQYGRAFLGGKASSLLFFNYLSDVSKQCPLTFSLIEYGTNFARVPIPDNGGTAGLLSLLSYDFMGLITNDMLSRTKQCENPRCIAYFVNRSGKRKWCSMETCGNRQKSSRHYRRHRDSH; translated from the coding sequence ATGAAACCACCGGCATTTACTAATCTCGGAGATCGTTTGGTTCTGAACTTTCTCAACACGTTGCAACATCACCGGGGACAGGAAATAGATCTGATTGATTCACCGTCCCGTCTCGTCCAATGGATTCTCTATATGGAACAGAACCAGTGGTTATCGTCTTATCAACGCGAGCGGCTGATAACTCAAGCCACATGGGACCTGACCCAAGTGCGGGAGTTTCGGCAGTATGGCCGAGCATTTCTTGGCGGAAAGGCGTCGAGTCTATTATTTTTTAATTATCTAAGTGATGTATCGAAACAATGTCCGTTAACCTTTTCGCTTATAGAATATGGTACAAATTTTGCCCGCGTGCCTATTCCTGATAACGGCGGTACTGCGGGCTTATTATCGCTATTATCTTATGACTTTATGGGATTGATAACGAATGATATGCTTTCTCGTACAAAACAATGTGAAAATCCGCGGTGTATCGCATACTTTGTCAATCGAAGTGGCAAACGCAAATGGTGCTCGATGGAGACGTGTGGAAACCGACAAAAGAGTTCGCGGCATTATAGACGGCATCGTGACTCACATTGA
- a CDS encoding DMT family transporter — METVLALIYTFLWSSASVATKFGLKSGPPLMLAAIRFSLAGIILLGVNGLLHQEIWPRHQQMGALAVIGFLNTTLYLGASFMALEVVSAGLFNLFVAVNPFFVLILEYTWLKTSIRPTQWWGFIVAVLGLGIGSWQAIIHLHTPLWGLMLVVGGQMAMALGSIYFHHVGISSPAITINIWQLIWGAIFLWPFAFLMSFSKPIIWNWDWWGSLLWLVGAVSIGAMLLWFRLLRQGAAKASMWLLLTPVIGYVLGFLVLHEPFTFYDMIASILVMVGLFLANRMSFRQFASAKTSTGK; from the coding sequence GTGGAAACAGTTCTTGCTCTGATTTATACGTTTTTATGGTCCTCAGCTTCCGTTGCAACGAAGTTTGGTCTCAAATCCGGACCACCGCTCATGTTGGCTGCGATACGCTTTAGTCTAGCAGGAATTATCCTTCTCGGCGTCAATGGACTGTTACACCAAGAAATTTGGCCCAGGCACCAACAGATGGGTGCATTAGCTGTGATTGGCTTTCTGAATACTACACTGTATTTAGGCGCATCGTTCATGGCCCTTGAGGTTGTGTCTGCAGGACTATTTAATTTGTTTGTCGCAGTTAATCCGTTTTTTGTGTTAATTCTGGAGTACACATGGCTTAAAACGTCAATTAGGCCTACACAATGGTGGGGATTCATAGTTGCTGTCCTAGGGCTTGGTATAGGATCATGGCAAGCCATAATCCACCTGCACACTCCATTATGGGGTCTAATGTTAGTGGTTGGGGGTCAAATGGCGATGGCGCTAGGAAGTATTTATTTTCACCATGTGGGAATTTCAAGCCCGGCTATCACCATCAATATCTGGCAATTGATTTGGGGAGCCATATTTCTTTGGCCGTTTGCCTTTTTGATGAGTTTTTCGAAGCCCATCATATGGAATTGGGACTGGTGGGGATCGCTGTTGTGGTTAGTAGGGGCCGTTTCTATTGGTGCAATGTTGTTGTGGTTTCGCCTTTTACGGCAAGGTGCAGCTAAAGCCAGTATGTGGCTTCTGCTCACGCCTGTGATCGGCTATGTTCTGGGGTTTCTCGTCCTCCACGAACCTTTCACTTTCTACGACATGATTGCCAGTATTTTGGTCATGGTTGGACTCTTTTTAGCCAACCGAATGTCCTTCCGTCAGTTTGCATCGGCAAAAACATCAACCGGGAAGTAG
- a CDS encoding transposase produces the protein MGESKTITPELKAQCIQEALDIRNAAAVARRHGLSVRLVQKWVHTATKHGTPEEARALKKALQQATTENHQLKQLLGEKDLEIAILHDLLKKAPRASLTDVK, from the coding sequence ATGGGAGAGTCGAAAACCATCACCCCAGAATTGAAAGCCCAGTGCATCCAAGAAGCGCTGGATATCCGGAATGCGGCGGCTGTCGCCCGCCGGCATGGATTATCGGTTCGTCTCGTACAAAAATGGGTGCACACGGCCACAAAACACGGGACACCCGAAGAAGCGCGTGCCTTAAAGAAAGCTTTACAGCAAGCCACCACGGAAAATCATCAGTTGAAACAATTATTAGGGGAGAAAGATTTAGAGATTGCGATATTGCATGATCTCCTAAAAAAAGCCCCCCGGGCCTCTCTGACCGATGTGAAGTAG
- a CDS encoding integrase core domain-containing protein, with amino-acid sequence MGHGCQVLGITHERIPVATPNKNAHIESWHSLLEGECWRNQVFQTLAEAYTVTAEWIRFYNERRMHGSLHDWAPAVYYAQCQTGTRPRFTRCGVKKPARDGLVASLLTAVFARGPRGSRALRSSGLADSGRPARRAVSSTRRAKRRNVP; translated from the coding sequence ATGGGCCACGGGTGTCAGGTCTTAGGGATAACTCACGAACGCATTCCGGTGGCGACTCCTAACAAGAATGCCCACATCGAATCCTGGCACAGTCTGCTCGAAGGAGAATGTTGGCGGAATCAGGTCTTTCAGACTTTGGCAGAGGCGTATACGGTGACTGCCGAGTGGATCCGTTTTTACAATGAACGCCGCATGCATGGGAGTTTGCACGATTGGGCTCCTGCCGTGTACTATGCGCAGTGCCAAACCGGCACGCGCCCACGATTCACCCGGTGCGGTGTTAAGAAGCCAGCCCGAGACGGGCTCGTCGCTTCGCTCTTGACCGCGGTTTTTGCCCGGGGGCCGAGGGGGTCCAGAGCGCTGCGGAGCAGCGGCCTCGCGGACTCTGGACGTCCGGCCCGCCGGGCGGTATCCTCGACGCGGCGAGCGAAGCGGAGGAATGTCCCCTGA
- a CDS encoding DMT family transporter, translating to MLISSRFWANGILLFVTLIWGATFTLTKSALTKIPVFPYLTMRFLLATLVMSVLVFWDRDRMKSLHNFKLWMTGTSLGVLLFLGYALQTLGLQTIDPAVSAFLTGLSVILVPIMAIFVLRQQSQWRTWIAAVIAAVGLGFLNGIHQLGHFSIGTVETLACAVFLAMQIVAVDKWAIGYDSISLTTIELLIVTLLSFVMSVHDGLSGFRQGASGIVLIAVIVNGLLGTAFAYWAQLRFQRLTSASYVAVIFTMEPVFAAVIAFIAYHETMGLSALLGGALIVASMLLADAVPNT from the coding sequence GTGTTGATTTCATCGCGATTTTGGGCTAATGGTATCTTGTTGTTTGTGACGTTAATTTGGGGTGCTACCTTTACTCTAACGAAATCGGCGTTAACCAAGATCCCTGTCTTCCCCTATCTGACAATGCGATTCTTGTTAGCGACTTTGGTCATGAGTGTGTTGGTTTTTTGGGATCGGGACCGTATGAAAAGTCTGCATAATTTTAAATTGTGGATGACGGGAACGTCTTTGGGGGTTCTGCTGTTTTTGGGATATGCATTACAAACCTTGGGATTACAAACAATTGATCCGGCGGTTTCGGCGTTCTTGACAGGACTAAGTGTCATTTTGGTACCTATTATGGCGATTTTTGTTTTACGCCAACAATCACAATGGCGAACATGGATTGCTGCTGTGATCGCGGCCGTAGGTTTAGGCTTTTTAAATGGGATCCATCAGCTAGGCCACTTTTCCATAGGAACGGTTGAAACTTTAGCTTGCGCGGTCTTCTTAGCCATGCAGATTGTCGCAGTCGATAAATGGGCCATTGGCTACGATTCGATAAGTCTTACCACCATTGAGCTTTTGATTGTGACCTTATTAAGCTTCGTCATGTCCGTCCATGATGGTCTTTCTGGCTTTCGTCAAGGCGCATCAGGGATCGTACTCATCGCAGTTATCGTCAATGGACTCTTAGGCACTGCATTTGCTTATTGGGCCCAACTACGTTTTCAACGTTTAACCTCGGCTTCCTATGTGGCGGTGATTTTTACCATGGAGCCGGTCTTTGCCGCGGTAATTGCCTTCATCGCTTATCACGAGACGATGGGCCTATCGGCACTTCTGGGCGGTGCCCTTATTGTCGCCAGTATGTTATTGGCTGATGCCGTGCCTAATACCTAA